From a single Campylobacter concisus genomic region:
- the sdhB gene encoding 8-methylmenaquinol:fumarate reductase iron-sulfur subunit yields the protein MKIIIDRFDGTKKYESTYELTNEEIKGKTLLTVLLDIKQKKDATLNFTASCRSAICGACAVRVNGHSYLACDTKMNELLAEYDNPESIRISPLGNFRVISDLMVDWEPSIENLRKIKPSITAKSEFSAEKGCKQSQKEYEKVALEWDCILCGACASECNKLEADASDYMQPFVFVHAYRAAFDSRSKDPMPHLKPAIDNGLWMCVKCQECADRCPKGISACKDITDLRIMAMQKGFDDGMGPDHAEAFLTDLVDGSGRLNEIKLALRSEGVFKNMGKMDIAANLMLAGKMNPLHIFGEEDIEGHDDLVKMINAARKAASKE from the coding sequence ATGAAAATTATTATCGACCGCTTTGACGGAACTAAAAAATATGAATCAACTTATGAGCTAACAAATGAAGAGATCAAAGGCAAAACTCTTTTAACAGTGCTTCTTGATATCAAACAAAAAAAGGATGCGACGTTAAATTTCACAGCATCTTGCCGTTCAGCGATATGCGGTGCGTGCGCTGTTAGAGTAAATGGCCACTCATATCTAGCCTGTGATACGAAGATGAATGAGCTTTTGGCTGAGTATGACAATCCAGAGAGTATAAGAATTTCTCCACTTGGAAATTTCAGGGTCATCTCTGATCTTATGGTGGACTGGGAGCCAAGTATCGAAAATTTACGCAAGATAAAGCCTAGCATTACTGCTAAGTCAGAATTTAGCGCAGAAAAAGGCTGTAAGCAAAGTCAAAAAGAGTATGAAAAAGTAGCGCTTGAATGGGACTGCATACTTTGCGGTGCGTGCGCTAGTGAGTGTAATAAACTTGAAGCTGATGCGAGCGATTATATGCAGCCATTTGTATTTGTGCATGCTTATAGAGCGGCATTTGACTCACGTAGCAAAGATCCTATGCCGCATCTAAAACCAGCTATCGATAATGGCCTTTGGATGTGTGTAAAATGCCAAGAGTGCGCTGATCGCTGTCCAAAAGGTATAAGTGCATGCAAAGATATAACTGATCTTCGCATTATGGCTATGCAAAAAGGCTTTGATGATGGTATGGGACCAGATCACGCTGAGGCGTTCTTAACCGATCTAGTTGATGGCTCAGGCAGACTAAATGAGATCAAGCTTGCACTTCGCTCTGAGGGAGTATTTAAAAATATGGGCAAAATGGATATTGCTGCAAATTTAATGCTTGCAGGTAAGATGAATCCGCTTCATATCTTTGGTGAAGAGGACATAGAAGGACATGATGATCTAGTAAAAATGATAAATGCGGCTCGCAAAGCTGCTAGTAAGGAGTAA
- the sdhE gene encoding 8-methylmenaquinol:fumarate reductase membrane anchor subunit — MQNEFAFFPGCVLSQAAKEAKMSLEAIAPILGWKLHEIKGWSCCGAQQAQDVDPIATLVANARNIALAEQMNMPMLTTCSTCMLTLTRAKTTLDKGAKDRINTFLAEGNMKYNGSTEITSLLWVLYQNIETLRAKVVKPLSGLKVALFYGCHSLRPEKDLHNRESSVNPKSFETVVSALGATIVPFEKRLDCCGFHASYPAGTSVRKMSSQIVNNADENGADVVVTPCPLCQMQLDIYQERYQDENYSDVRKPIIHLSQLVGLALGLSVEDLGLDLNIIDATKIA, encoded by the coding sequence ATGCAAAACGAATTCGCTTTTTTCCCAGGATGCGTACTCTCTCAAGCAGCTAAAGAGGCTAAGATGTCGCTTGAGGCTATCGCTCCGATACTTGGCTGGAAGCTTCACGAGATAAAGGGCTGGAGCTGCTGTGGTGCCCAACAAGCACAAGACGTCGATCCTATCGCTACGCTTGTGGCAAATGCTAGAAATATAGCACTTGCAGAGCAGATGAATATGCCTATGCTTACGACATGCTCAACTTGTATGCTAACTCTAACAAGAGCTAAAACTACGCTTGATAAGGGTGCAAAGGACCGCATAAATACTTTCTTGGCTGAGGGCAATATGAAATATAATGGCTCAACCGAGATCACAAGCCTTCTTTGGGTGCTTTATCAAAACATAGAAACGCTAAGAGCAAAGGTTGTTAAACCACTTAGTGGGCTAAAAGTAGCGCTATTTTACGGCTGTCATAGCCTAAGACCTGAAAAAGATCTTCATAACAGGGAAAGCTCAGTCAATCCAAAGAGCTTTGAAACCGTTGTAAGTGCACTTGGTGCTACTATTGTGCCATTTGAGAAAAGACTTGACTGCTGCGGATTCCACGCTAGTTATCCAGCCGGCACATCTGTAAGAAAAATGTCAAGCCAAATCGTAAATAATGCCGATGAAAACGGCGCTGACGTAGTTGTCACACCATGCCCACTTTGTCAAATGCAGCTTGACATCTACCAAGAGAGATATCAAGATGAGAATTACTCAGATGTTAGAAAACCTATCATCCACCTCTCTCAGCTTGTAGGTCTTGCACTTGGACTATCTGTCGAAGATCTAGGACTTGATCTAAACATCATCGACGCTACTAAGATAGCGTAA
- the htpG gene encoding molecular chaperone HtpG, translating into MADKFEFQTEVNDLLNLMIHSLYSNKEIFLRELISNSNDALDKLNYLCLTDEKYKNLSYTPRIDIKVDEKAKTLTISDNGIGMDKDELIANLGTIARSGTKGFMKNLSGDAKKDSSLIGQFGVGFYSAFMVANKIEVISKRALSDKAYKWTSDAKSYEIEDTQKDNFGTDIILHLNDDEFANSWRIEEIVKKYSNHIPYPIFMDKENYVAPKEGEKEGSYETKNEQINKANALWRLNKASLKEQDYNDFYKQISHDSSDPLLYIHTKAEGKIEYSTLFYVPSTEPFDLFRVDYQSGVKLYVKRVFITDDAKELLPPYLRFIKGIIDVEDLPLNVSREILQENAIMRSVKEQSVKKILSELAKLKDNDREKYIKFYKLFGKVLKEGLYGFNAEKEQILDLCLFKSSKRDELISLKEYKEAMKEDQKSIYYISGNNENMLRNSPLLESFKKNDIEVLIMDEEIDTIVMPMVNYFDKTPLKSVSHADINDEIKSDEKVDESKVANTLVKMKEILKDEVKDVRLSSRLSSSAAVLIYDKNDPDYAMQEMLKQMGQGANAPKIKPILEINADHEIFAKLEKNEAMVYDIAPLLLDMARLNEGMSLENPAKFSELLTRVMIKAI; encoded by the coding sequence ATGGCAGATAAATTTGAATTTCAAACCGAGGTCAATGACCTTTTAAATTTGATGATCCACTCTCTTTACTCAAACAAAGAGATATTTTTAAGAGAGCTCATCTCAAACTCAAATGACGCTCTTGACAAGCTAAACTACCTTTGCTTGACCGATGAAAAATATAAAAACTTAAGCTACACTCCGAGGATCGACATCAAAGTAGATGAGAAAGCTAAGACTTTAACCATCAGCGACAATGGTATCGGCATGGATAAGGACGAGCTCATCGCAAATTTAGGTACCATCGCAAGAAGTGGCACAAAAGGTTTTATGAAAAATTTAAGCGGCGATGCCAAAAAAGATAGCTCGCTGATCGGTCAGTTTGGTGTTGGCTTTTACTCAGCATTTATGGTGGCAAACAAGATCGAGGTCATAAGCAAACGAGCACTTAGCGACAAAGCCTATAAATGGACATCTGATGCAAAAAGCTATGAGATCGAAGACACCCAAAAAGATAACTTTGGAACGGACATCATCTTGCATTTAAACGATGATGAGTTTGCAAATTCTTGGCGTATAGAAGAGATAGTCAAGAAGTATTCAAATCACATTCCTTATCCTATTTTTATGGATAAAGAGAACTATGTCGCTCCAAAAGAAGGCGAAAAAGAGGGCTCTTATGAGACCAAAAATGAGCAGATAAACAAGGCAAATGCGCTTTGGAGGCTAAATAAAGCTAGCCTAAAAGAGCAAGATTACAACGACTTTTATAAGCAAATTTCACACGATAGTAGCGATCCGCTCCTTTACATACACACAAAAGCTGAGGGCAAGATCGAGTATTCAACTCTATTTTATGTGCCAAGCACCGAGCCGTTTGATCTATTTAGGGTTGATTATCAAAGTGGCGTGAAACTCTATGTGAAAAGAGTCTTTATCACAGATGATGCAAAAGAACTCTTGCCGCCATATTTAAGATTCATCAAGGGTATCATTGATGTTGAGGATCTACCATTAAATGTAAGCCGTGAAATTTTACAAGAAAATGCGATCATGAGAAGCGTCAAAGAGCAAAGCGTGAAGAAAATTTTAAGCGAGCTTGCAAAGCTAAAAGATAACGATCGTGAAAAATACATAAAATTTTACAAACTATTTGGCAAGGTTTTAAAAGAGGGACTTTACGGCTTTAACGCTGAAAAAGAGCAAATTTTAGATCTTTGTCTGTTTAAAAGCTCAAAAAGAGATGAGCTTATCAGCCTAAAAGAGTACAAAGAGGCGATGAAAGAGGATCAAAAGTCAATCTACTACATCAGCGGCAACAATGAAAATATGCTAAGAAATTCGCCGCTTCTTGAGAGCTTTAAGAAAAACGACATCGAAGTGCTTATTATGGATGAAGAGATCGATACGATCGTAATGCCAATGGTAAATTATTTTGACAAAACACCTCTAAAATCAGTCTCACACGCTGACATAAACGACGAGATAAAAAGCGATGAGAAGGTCGATGAGAGCAAGGTTGCAAATACGCTTGTTAAAATGAAAGAAATTTTAAAAGATGAAGTCAAAGATGTAAGACTAAGCTCAAGACTATCAAGCTCGGCTGCGGTGCTAATTTACGATAAAAACGATCCTGATTACGCTATGCAAGAGATGCTTAAACAAATGGGACAAGGTGCAAATGCTCCAAAAATTAAACCGATCTTGGAGATCAACGCTGATCATGAAATCTTTGCAAAACTTGAAAAAAATGAGGCGATGGTTTATGACATAGCGCCTTTGCTTCTTGATATGGCAAGGCTAAATGAGGGCATGAGCCTAGAAAATCCTGCCAAATTTTCAGAGCTACTAACGAGAGTAATGATAAAAGCTATCTAA